The proteins below come from a single Mya arenaria isolate MELC-2E11 chromosome 6, ASM2691426v1 genomic window:
- the LOC128236604 gene encoding uncharacterized protein LOC128236604 isoform X2, which produces MDMGEIDRLKTRFSDTHRQITESREMCVDILRRLNELLERPHICPCTDEVLQAKEEIGRLQIKIQHLEDTHTENERRCSEQKTQVSELNSSLTLLQNDLTRLNSADDSVANDENVSVLENKSKGAANISTDITVHTKDDTELFIENERNTIPGIVSHQSKTPLNIQNEGGTTLRHEKKTANTMSKINPFASAEHKNDQVSGNERSSEASTRGKVEIVRQRYQGRKLGKMEWDYLMRQEMLEGEASGIKDLGGVHNVVLLDISESMEETWPHVATFFNDYLSGLEVLASQGLQQEHVALVTFGHETKVQQRLTNKYRSLKTAFSRLKVGGPSPLTAGIMMTFAAAGSSNKQVCVMNGMVVPTRVIIITDGEPTDTSLYMGPDEATPSKLDEIRSQVINEMEQARKFNLDVFFVPVGKANREFINLMAEVVNGKVISHQDGNQMSKRTLLTIRLHSFVDVAQSSDIKEIKRKSISVEKLIKNPSDNRDSYKEKSYCDLPVQGSRVRRGPDWPYKEDHSQGLAGTIVGHCDDGQRVWVDWDTPGSYLFHYRYGQGGSYEVILVDEQRRLDVGEIMAVGCHVKPGLGWKSSNTDIGLQCVGVVLRLHMTGAVPKALVRWEKGARGEYSYMTGSLSLPEIQLVIDGTPANKPQDLKPVNKQVRNKNKH; this is translated from the exons ATGGACATGGGTGAGATCGATCGATTGAAAACTCGG TTTTCAGACACCCATCGTCAAATTACGGAATCAAGAGAGATGTGTGTAGATATATTGAGACGTCTAAATGAACTTCTGGAAAGGCCACACATATGCCCTTG CACAGATGAAGTATTACAGGCGAAAGAAG AAATTGGTCGACTTCAGATTAAAATCCAACACCTTGAAGACACCCACACGGAGAATGAACGGCGATGCTCAGAACAGAAGACACAAGTTTCAGAGCTAAACAGTAGTTTGACATTATTACAAAATGATTTAACACGTTTAAATAGTGCTGATGATTCTGTTGCGAACGATGAAAATGTGTCTGTTTTAGAAAATAAGAGCAAAGGTGCTGCTAATATTTCTACTGATATTACAGTCCACACTAAAGATGACACTGAACTATTCATAGAGAATGAACGTAATACCATCCCAGGAATCGTCTCTCATCAAAGCAAAACACCTCTTAATATCCAAAATGAAGGCGGCACAACACTTAGACATGAAAAGAAAACTGCTAACACCATGTCAAAAATCAACCCGTTTGCATCAGCAGAACACAAAAATGATCAGGTGTCAGGAAATGAAAG GTCCAGCGAGGCTTCTACTCGAGGTAAAG TGGAAATTGTTCGTCAAAGATACCAGGGCCGCAAATTAGGAAAGATGGAGTGGGATTACCTCATGCGTCAAGAGATGTTAGAAG GGGAAGCATCTGGAATTAAAGATCTTGGAGGCGTCCATAACGTTGTATTGCTGGATATCTCTGAGAGTATGGAAGAAACATGGCCGCATGTGGCAACTTTCTTCAACGATTATTTATCCG gtTTAGAGGTTTTAGCAAGTCAAGGTCTGCAACAAGAACACGTTGCTTTAGTTACGTTCGGACATGAAACCAAAGTACAACAAAGGCTGACGAACAAATACAGAAGTTTGAAAACGGCGTTCA GCCGACTAAAGGTAGGCGGACCATCGCCACTCACGGCAGGAATAATGATGACGTTTGCGGCGGCTGGATCGTCtaata AACAAGTCTGTGTTATGAATGGCATGGTAGTGCCAACAAGGGTGATTATTATCACGGATGGCGAACCTACTGATACATCTCTGTACATGGGACCCGATGAAGCTACTCCTTCAAAATTAGATGAG ATCAGAAGTCAAGTGATAAATGAAATGGAACAGGCAAGGAAGTTCAACTTAGATGTTTTCTTTGTTCCAGTTGGTAAGGCTAACCGT GAGTTCATCAACCTGATGGCAGAAGTTGTTAATGGAAAGGTGATTTCACACCAGGATGGCAATCAGATGTCAAAGAGAACGTTGCTGACG ATACGTTTACACTCATTTGTCGACGTAGCCCAATcg AGTgacataaaagaaataaaacggAAATCGATATCCGTagaaaagttaataaaaaacCCAAGTGACAATCGTGATTCTTACAAGGAGAAGTCGTACTGTGATTTACCCGTCCAGGGGTCAAGAGTAAGAAGAGGCCCAGATTGGCCTTACAAGGAGGACCACAGCCAAGGGCTGGCAGGGACGATCGTTGGACATTGCGATGATGGAC AACGCGTGTGGGTGGACTGGGATACACCGGGCTCCTACCTGTTCCACTATCGCTACGGGCAAGGTGGTTCTTATGAGGTCATCTTAGTGGACGAACAACGGCGTCTTGACGTCGGTGAAATTATGGCCGTAGGCTGCCATGTCAAACCAG GCCTGGGATGGAAGAGTTCAAACACAGATATTGGCCTGCAATGTGTCGGTGTTGTTTTGCGTCTTCACATGACTGGTGCGGTCCCAAAGGCACTG GTACGTTGGGAGAAAGGTGCAAGGGGAGAATACTCGTACATGACAGGAAGTCTTTCGTTACCGGAAATTCAACTTGT GATTGATGGCACACCAGCAAACAAACCACAGGATTTAAAGCCTGTCAATAAACAAgttagaaacaaaaacaaacattag
- the LOC128236604 gene encoding uncharacterized protein LOC128236604 isoform X1 — protein MDMGEIDRLKTRFSDTHRQITESREMCVDILRRLNELLERPHICPCTDEVLQAKEEIGRLQIKIQHLEDTHTENERRCSEQKTQVSELNSSLTLLQNDLTRLNSADDSVANDENVSVLENKSKGAANISTDITVHTKDDTELFIENERNTIPGIVSHQSKTPLNIQNEGGTTLRHEKKTANTMSKINPFASAEHKNDQVSGNERSSEASTRGKVEIVRQRYQGRKLGKMEWDYLMRQEMLEGEASGIKDLGGVHNVVLLDISESMEETWPHVATFFNDYLSGLEVLASQGLQQEHVALVTFGHETKVQQRLTNKYRSLKTAFSRLKVGGPSPLTAGIMMTFAAAGSSNKQVCVMNGMVVPTRVIIITDGEPTDTSLYMGPDEATPSKLDEIRSQVINEMEQARKFNLDVFFVPVGKANREFINLMAEVVNGKVISHQDGNQMSKRTLLTRQCGPLGGFMLPSLSLSERDKSDIKEIKRKSISVEKLIKNPSDNRDSYKEKSYCDLPVQGSRVRRGPDWPYKEDHSQGLAGTIVGHCDDGQRVWVDWDTPGSYLFHYRYGQGGSYEVILVDEQRRLDVGEIMAVGCHVKPGLGWKSSNTDIGLQCVGVVLRLHMTGAVPKALVRWEKGARGEYSYMTGSLSLPEIQLVIDGTPANKPQDLKPVNKQVRNKNKH, from the exons ATGGACATGGGTGAGATCGATCGATTGAAAACTCGG TTTTCAGACACCCATCGTCAAATTACGGAATCAAGAGAGATGTGTGTAGATATATTGAGACGTCTAAATGAACTTCTGGAAAGGCCACACATATGCCCTTG CACAGATGAAGTATTACAGGCGAAAGAAG AAATTGGTCGACTTCAGATTAAAATCCAACACCTTGAAGACACCCACACGGAGAATGAACGGCGATGCTCAGAACAGAAGACACAAGTTTCAGAGCTAAACAGTAGTTTGACATTATTACAAAATGATTTAACACGTTTAAATAGTGCTGATGATTCTGTTGCGAACGATGAAAATGTGTCTGTTTTAGAAAATAAGAGCAAAGGTGCTGCTAATATTTCTACTGATATTACAGTCCACACTAAAGATGACACTGAACTATTCATAGAGAATGAACGTAATACCATCCCAGGAATCGTCTCTCATCAAAGCAAAACACCTCTTAATATCCAAAATGAAGGCGGCACAACACTTAGACATGAAAAGAAAACTGCTAACACCATGTCAAAAATCAACCCGTTTGCATCAGCAGAACACAAAAATGATCAGGTGTCAGGAAATGAAAG GTCCAGCGAGGCTTCTACTCGAGGTAAAG TGGAAATTGTTCGTCAAAGATACCAGGGCCGCAAATTAGGAAAGATGGAGTGGGATTACCTCATGCGTCAAGAGATGTTAGAAG GGGAAGCATCTGGAATTAAAGATCTTGGAGGCGTCCATAACGTTGTATTGCTGGATATCTCTGAGAGTATGGAAGAAACATGGCCGCATGTGGCAACTTTCTTCAACGATTATTTATCCG gtTTAGAGGTTTTAGCAAGTCAAGGTCTGCAACAAGAACACGTTGCTTTAGTTACGTTCGGACATGAAACCAAAGTACAACAAAGGCTGACGAACAAATACAGAAGTTTGAAAACGGCGTTCA GCCGACTAAAGGTAGGCGGACCATCGCCACTCACGGCAGGAATAATGATGACGTTTGCGGCGGCTGGATCGTCtaata AACAAGTCTGTGTTATGAATGGCATGGTAGTGCCAACAAGGGTGATTATTATCACGGATGGCGAACCTACTGATACATCTCTGTACATGGGACCCGATGAAGCTACTCCTTCAAAATTAGATGAG ATCAGAAGTCAAGTGATAAATGAAATGGAACAGGCAAGGAAGTTCAACTTAGATGTTTTCTTTGTTCCAGTTGGTAAGGCTAACCGT GAGTTCATCAACCTGATGGCAGAAGTTGTTAATGGAAAGGTGATTTCACACCAGGATGGCAATCAGATGTCAAAGAGAACGTTGCTGACG CGTCAGTGTGGTCCTCTTGGCGGTTTCATGTTACCTTCACTCTCTTTGTCAGAAAGAGACA AGAGTgacataaaagaaataaaacggAAATCGATATCCGTagaaaagttaataaaaaacCCAAGTGACAATCGTGATTCTTACAAGGAGAAGTCGTACTGTGATTTACCCGTCCAGGGGTCAAGAGTAAGAAGAGGCCCAGATTGGCCTTACAAGGAGGACCACAGCCAAGGGCTGGCAGGGACGATCGTTGGACATTGCGATGATGGAC AACGCGTGTGGGTGGACTGGGATACACCGGGCTCCTACCTGTTCCACTATCGCTACGGGCAAGGTGGTTCTTATGAGGTCATCTTAGTGGACGAACAACGGCGTCTTGACGTCGGTGAAATTATGGCCGTAGGCTGCCATGTCAAACCAG GCCTGGGATGGAAGAGTTCAAACACAGATATTGGCCTGCAATGTGTCGGTGTTGTTTTGCGTCTTCACATGACTGGTGCGGTCCCAAAGGCACTG GTACGTTGGGAGAAAGGTGCAAGGGGAGAATACTCGTACATGACAGGAAGTCTTTCGTTACCGGAAATTCAACTTGT GATTGATGGCACACCAGCAAACAAACCACAGGATTTAAAGCCTGTCAATAAACAAgttagaaacaaaaacaaacattag
- the LOC128236604 gene encoding uncharacterized protein LOC128236604 isoform X3, with translation MDMGEIDRLKTRFSDTHRQITESREMCVDILRRLNELLERPHICPCTDEVLQAKEEIGRLQIKIQHLEDTHTENERRCSEQKTQVSELNSSLTLLQNDLTRLNSADDSVANDENVSVLENKSKGAANISTDITVHTKDDTELFIENERNTIPGIVSHQSKTPLNIQNEGGTTLRHEKKTANTMSKINPFASAEHKNDQVSGNERSSEASTRGKVEIVRQRYQGRKLGKMEWDYLMRQEMLEGEASGIKDLGGVHNVVLLDISESMEETWPHVATFFNDYLSGLEVLASQGLQQEHVALVTFGHETKVQQRLTNKYRSLKTAFSRLKVGGPSPLTAGIMMTFAAAGSSNKQVCVMNGMVVPTRVIIITDGEPTDTSLYMGPDEATPSKLDEIRSQVINEMEQARKFNLDVFFVPVGKANREFINLMAEVVNGKVISHQDGNQMSKRTLLTSDIKEIKRKSISVEKLIKNPSDNRDSYKEKSYCDLPVQGSRVRRGPDWPYKEDHSQGLAGTIVGHCDDGQRVWVDWDTPGSYLFHYRYGQGGSYEVILVDEQRRLDVGEIMAVGCHVKPGLGWKSSNTDIGLQCVGVVLRLHMTGAVPKALVRWEKGARGEYSYMTGSLSLPEIQLVIDGTPANKPQDLKPVNKQVRNKNKH, from the exons ATGGACATGGGTGAGATCGATCGATTGAAAACTCGG TTTTCAGACACCCATCGTCAAATTACGGAATCAAGAGAGATGTGTGTAGATATATTGAGACGTCTAAATGAACTTCTGGAAAGGCCACACATATGCCCTTG CACAGATGAAGTATTACAGGCGAAAGAAG AAATTGGTCGACTTCAGATTAAAATCCAACACCTTGAAGACACCCACACGGAGAATGAACGGCGATGCTCAGAACAGAAGACACAAGTTTCAGAGCTAAACAGTAGTTTGACATTATTACAAAATGATTTAACACGTTTAAATAGTGCTGATGATTCTGTTGCGAACGATGAAAATGTGTCTGTTTTAGAAAATAAGAGCAAAGGTGCTGCTAATATTTCTACTGATATTACAGTCCACACTAAAGATGACACTGAACTATTCATAGAGAATGAACGTAATACCATCCCAGGAATCGTCTCTCATCAAAGCAAAACACCTCTTAATATCCAAAATGAAGGCGGCACAACACTTAGACATGAAAAGAAAACTGCTAACACCATGTCAAAAATCAACCCGTTTGCATCAGCAGAACACAAAAATGATCAGGTGTCAGGAAATGAAAG GTCCAGCGAGGCTTCTACTCGAGGTAAAG TGGAAATTGTTCGTCAAAGATACCAGGGCCGCAAATTAGGAAAGATGGAGTGGGATTACCTCATGCGTCAAGAGATGTTAGAAG GGGAAGCATCTGGAATTAAAGATCTTGGAGGCGTCCATAACGTTGTATTGCTGGATATCTCTGAGAGTATGGAAGAAACATGGCCGCATGTGGCAACTTTCTTCAACGATTATTTATCCG gtTTAGAGGTTTTAGCAAGTCAAGGTCTGCAACAAGAACACGTTGCTTTAGTTACGTTCGGACATGAAACCAAAGTACAACAAAGGCTGACGAACAAATACAGAAGTTTGAAAACGGCGTTCA GCCGACTAAAGGTAGGCGGACCATCGCCACTCACGGCAGGAATAATGATGACGTTTGCGGCGGCTGGATCGTCtaata AACAAGTCTGTGTTATGAATGGCATGGTAGTGCCAACAAGGGTGATTATTATCACGGATGGCGAACCTACTGATACATCTCTGTACATGGGACCCGATGAAGCTACTCCTTCAAAATTAGATGAG ATCAGAAGTCAAGTGATAAATGAAATGGAACAGGCAAGGAAGTTCAACTTAGATGTTTTCTTTGTTCCAGTTGGTAAGGCTAACCGT GAGTTCATCAACCTGATGGCAGAAGTTGTTAATGGAAAGGTGATTTCACACCAGGATGGCAATCAGATGTCAAAGAGAACGTTGCTGACG AGTgacataaaagaaataaaacggAAATCGATATCCGTagaaaagttaataaaaaacCCAAGTGACAATCGTGATTCTTACAAGGAGAAGTCGTACTGTGATTTACCCGTCCAGGGGTCAAGAGTAAGAAGAGGCCCAGATTGGCCTTACAAGGAGGACCACAGCCAAGGGCTGGCAGGGACGATCGTTGGACATTGCGATGATGGAC AACGCGTGTGGGTGGACTGGGATACACCGGGCTCCTACCTGTTCCACTATCGCTACGGGCAAGGTGGTTCTTATGAGGTCATCTTAGTGGACGAACAACGGCGTCTTGACGTCGGTGAAATTATGGCCGTAGGCTGCCATGTCAAACCAG GCCTGGGATGGAAGAGTTCAAACACAGATATTGGCCTGCAATGTGTCGGTGTTGTTTTGCGTCTTCACATGACTGGTGCGGTCCCAAAGGCACTG GTACGTTGGGAGAAAGGTGCAAGGGGAGAATACTCGTACATGACAGGAAGTCTTTCGTTACCGGAAATTCAACTTGT GATTGATGGCACACCAGCAAACAAACCACAGGATTTAAAGCCTGTCAATAAACAAgttagaaacaaaaacaaacattag